Proteins encoded together in one Lathyrus oleraceus cultivar Zhongwan6 chromosome 5, CAAS_Psat_ZW6_1.0, whole genome shotgun sequence window:
- the LOC127084442 gene encoding pentatricopeptide repeat-containing protein At5g48910 produces MSMFANKIKPFFDSLPQRPSLHQIKLSHAHLVVLGQSQSRLILHILSLLSLSTFPLNYSLSVFNSISFPTVFAFNSIIRCHAKSNSSPSISLALYSSMRRRFLNPNQHTFTFLLHACTKGSFTSTPTPGVQVHCHVIKLGYARHVFVRNALIHFYFEGFSTTEYSKRVFEEDTDTDTDTLCSDVVTWNSMLAGLVRRGEVGVAEKMFDEMPCRDVVSWSTMIMGYVQNGNLEDGLECFRLMREKGIRPNEAILVTVLSASAQMGLLGCGRFIHSTIESLRFRITVPIGTALVDMYAKCGCIEESRALFDCMLKKDIWTWNVMICGLASHDRAKEALSLFHEFICEGFSPVNVTFVGVLNACSRAGFVSEGRHYFKLMVDRYGIQPEMEHYGCMVDLLARAGLIDEAVWLIETMTVAPDPVMWATLLDACKIHGLVEMGETIGNKLLKLDPTHDGHYVQLAGIYAKARKWKDVVRVRRLMVERVANKVAGWSLIEAEGKVHRFIAGDRDHDHSSDIYRMLEIIGLRITEAGYSPKQLTV; encoded by the coding sequence ATGTCTATGTTCGCCAATAAAATCAAACCCTTTTTCGATTCTCTCCCACAACGACCTTCACTACACCAAATCAAACTAAGCCATGCACACCTCGTCGTTTTAGGCCAATCCCAATCCCGTCTCATCCTTCACATTCTCTCTCTACTTTCTCTCTCTACATTCCCACTCAACTATTCTCTATCCGTTTTCAACTCAATTTCCTTCCCAACAGTTTTCGCTTTCAACTCCATTATTCGTTGTCACGCCAAATCAAATTCATCACCTTCTATCTCCCTCGCACTTTACTCTTCCATGCGACGCCGTTTCCTCAACCCAAATCAACACACCTTCACTTTCCTCCTTCACGCATGCACCAAAGGGAGTTTCACGTCCACGCCTACCCCAGGTGTTCAGGTTCATTGTCACGTGATCAAACTCGGTTACGCGCGCCATGTGTTTGTTCGAAATGCGCTCATTCATTTTTACTTTGAGGGTTTTTCAACGACTGAGTATTCCAAAAGGGTGTTTGAAGAAGATACTGATACAGATACAGATACCCTTTGTAGTGATGTTGTCACGTGGAACTCCATGTTGGCTGGTTTGGTTAGAAGAGGAGAGGTTGGTGTTGCCGAGAAGATGTTTGATGAAATGCCTTGCAGAGATGTTGTTTCTTGGAGTACTATGATAATGGGGTATGTTCAAAATGGGAACTTGGAAGATGGGTTGGAGTGTTTTAGGTTAATGAGGGAGAAAGGGATAAGACCCAATGAGGCTATTTTGGTTACTGTGCTTTCTGCTTCTGCTCAGATGGGTTTGTTAGGGTGTGGGAGGTTCATTCATTCAACCATTGAATCTCTGAGATTTCGAATAACTGTACCAATTGGGACTGCTTTGGTTGATATGTATGCAAAGTGTGGCTGCATTGAAGAGTCGAGAGCTTTGTTTGATTGCATGTTAAAGAAGGATATATGGACTTGGAATGTTATGATTTGTGGGCTGGCTTCACATGACCGTGCAAAGGAAGCACTTTCGTTATTTCATGAGTTTATATGTGAGGGTTTTAGTCCTGTGAATGTGACATTTGTTGGAGTTTTAAATGCTTGTAGTAGGGCTGGTTTTGTTAGTGAGGGAAGGCATTACTTTAAGTTGATGGTGGATCGTTATGGAATTCAACCGGAGATGGAGCACTATGGGTGCATGGTTGATCTTCTGGCTCGTGCAGGATTGATAGATGAAGCAGTTTGGTTGATTGAGACAATGACTGTTGCACCGGATCCTGTAATGTGGGCAACACTGCTTGATGCTTGTAAGATTCATGGATTGGTGGAAATGGGAGAAACAATTGGAAATAAGTTGTTAAAGTTGGATCCGACACATGATGGTCATTATGTGCAGTTAGCTGGAATCTATGCAAAAGCAAGAAAATGGAAAGATGTGGTTAGAGTTCGAAGGTTAATGGTTGAGAGAGTTGCCAACAAAGTTGCGGGTTGGAGCTTAATTGAAGCGGAGGGTAAAGTTCATCGCTTTATTGCAGGAGACAGAGACCATGACCATTCTTCCGACATTTACAGAATGCTTGAAATAATAGGACTGCGGATAACTGAAGCTGGTTACTCACCAAAACAGCTAACTGTGTAG